The Quercus robur chromosome 7, dhQueRobu3.1, whole genome shotgun sequence genome has a segment encoding these proteins:
- the LOC126690873 gene encoding uncharacterized protein LOC126690873, whose amino-acid sequence MRIRKRCPPPPPPLLVSPPDVLSSTPQASRPPLQPSITGYDLRLPERLQPVKVSNISGWDCPNHNNYSKAKNECSSDSYSNEEPPTPAREEESTSKDNKFSATKQSVGWYNQKSTAETETETSPTSSISSSLSHFGSWSEEEKAFPLKKRRASFIRLMLKNEATRKEEKEEMGKKSTSTSAIANDEGRCVRSNGKKWRCWQSALEGYAQCEYHLNQERVRNMRHICKQRQAAQISSKAEKVLETSLYGEDEYNSDDYDVGFEVGKVGLVKARSITSFY is encoded by the exons ATGAGGATCAGAAAACGGTGcccccctcctcctcctcctcttttAGTTTCACCGCCAGATGTTTTATCTTCAACTCCTCAGGCGAGTCGACCTCCACTACAGCCATCTATCACTGGCTATGATCTACGGCTACCGGAGCGTCTTCAGCCAGTCAAAGTCAGCAATATCAGCGGCTGGGATTGCCCAAACCATAACAACTATTCAAAGGCAAAAAACGAGTGCAGCTCAGATAGTTATTCCAATGAG GAACCACCTACCCCTGccagagaagaagaaagcacttcCAAGGACAACAAGTTTAGTGCAACTAAGCAAAG TGTCGGATGGTACAATCAGAAAAGCACTGCAGAGACGGAGACAGAGACATCGCCTACAAGTTCCATTTCTTCGTCCTTATCTCATTTTG GAAGCTGGAGTGAGGAAGAAAAAGCATTTccattgaagaaaagaagagcAAGCTTCATTAGATTAATGTTAAAAAATGAAGCTACAAGGAaggaagagaaggaagaaatgGGTAAGAAGAGTACTAGTACTAGTGCAATTGCAAATGATGAGGGGAGGTGCGTCAGGTCAAATGGGAAGAAATGGAGATGTTGGCAATCGGCTCTTGAGGGTTATGCTCAATGTGAGTATCACTTGAATCAAGAAAGAGTGAGAAACATGAGGCATATTTGTAAGCAAAGACAAGCTGCACAGATAAGTAGTAAAGCTGAGAAGGTACTGGAGACTAGTTTGTACGGTGAGGATGAGTATAACAGTGATGATTATGATGTGGGATTTGAGGTTGGTAAGGTTGGTTTGGTGAAGGCTAGGTCAATAACTAGTTTTTACTAG